A single region of the Deefgea piscis genome encodes:
- a CDS encoding exonuclease SbcCD subunit D C-terminal domain-containing protein: protein MRFIHTSDWHLGQTLHHFERRFEHQCFLDWLLATLVTEQAQTLLISGDIFDNANPSAAAQKQFYQFLQQAKSRVPALNIVIIAGNHDSPGRLEMPAPFLAEMDASVIGFVPRDADGQIDVSRLVIPLKDAQGVAAWCLAIPFLRPGDVPRVADLADGLDPYTAGITALYQQTLAYALSQRQAGQPIIALGHCHMVGGEVSQDSERPIVIGGSEALSAKMFDANIAYAALGHLHLAQLVGQEAHIRYCGSPIPLSFAEVAYPHQVLRFDTEGEAVVDITPLLVPRAVNLLRIPKKAAPMAEVLAALAALELPADLAPEQFPFLEVRIALEQPEPGLRAQIEAAIEGKPVRLAKIETRFANKNSTALEDETLPELAQLQPDAIFNRLYRSKYAADAPPELMAALAELMLNAGADE, encoded by the coding sequence ATGCGTTTTATTCACACCTCCGACTGGCATTTAGGCCAAACCTTGCATCATTTTGAGCGTCGATTTGAGCATCAATGCTTTTTGGATTGGTTGCTGGCGACCTTGGTGACTGAGCAAGCGCAAACTTTACTGATTTCGGGCGATATTTTTGATAACGCCAATCCGTCAGCGGCAGCGCAAAAGCAGTTTTATCAATTTTTGCAGCAAGCTAAATCGCGCGTTCCGGCGCTCAATATTGTCATTATCGCTGGCAATCATGATTCACCCGGACGACTTGAAATGCCTGCGCCGTTTTTAGCCGAGATGGACGCCAGCGTAATTGGCTTTGTGCCGCGCGATGCGGATGGGCAAATCGACGTCAGCCGTTTAGTGATACCACTGAAAGACGCGCAAGGCGTGGCCGCTTGGTGTTTGGCGATTCCATTTTTACGCCCGGGGGATGTGCCGCGCGTTGCCGATTTAGCCGACGGGCTTGATCCGTATACCGCCGGCATCACTGCGCTCTATCAACAGACTTTGGCGTATGCGCTCAGCCAGCGCCAAGCGGGCCAGCCGATTATTGCCTTGGGGCATTGCCATATGGTGGGCGGTGAGGTTTCGCAAGACTCAGAGCGGCCGATTGTCATTGGCGGCAGCGAAGCGCTATCGGCCAAAATGTTTGACGCCAATATCGCCTACGCCGCTTTGGGGCATTTGCATTTGGCGCAGTTGGTGGGGCAAGAAGCGCATATTCGCTATTGCGGTAGCCCGATTCCGCTGTCGTTTGCCGAAGTAGCTTATCCGCATCAAGTGCTGCGCTTTGATACCGAGGGCGAAGCGGTGGTGGATATCACGCCTTTATTGGTGCCGCGCGCGGTGAATTTATTGCGCATCCCCAAAAAAGCCGCGCCAATGGCTGAGGTGTTGGCGGCTTTAGCAGCGCTGGAATTACCGGCTGATTTAGCGCCAGAGCAATTTCCGTTTTTAGAGGTGCGCATTGCGCTGGAGCAGCCCGAGCCCGGTTTGCGCGCGCAAATTGAAGCGGCCATTGAAGGCAAACCGGTGCGACTGGCCAAAATTGAAACCCGCTTTGCCAACAAAAATAGCACGGCGCTTGAAGATGAAACCTTGCCAGAATTAGCGCAATTGCAACCCGATGCCATTTTTAATCGCCTCTATCGCAGCAAATATGCCGCTGATGCGCCGCCCGAATTGATGGCGGCGTTGGCCGAATTAATGCTCAATGCAGGGGCGGATGAATAA
- a CDS encoding AAA family ATPase, with protein sequence MKILAIRGKNLASLAGEFDVDFEQEPLKSAGLFAISGPTGAGKSTLLDALCMALFESTPRLLKAGSGKTLPDGTDLITHQDAANLLRRGCADGYAEVDFVGNDGASYRARWSVRRARGSIKGSLQASTMTLLQLPHMQPIGGKKNEVKAEIIQRIGLNFEQFTRAVLLAQNEFSSFLKADDNERGELLETLTGSTIYSQLSQGAFARAKAELQALQRINDRLADQKPLSAEARSELDQAATTAAQALTTLDTTAQSFNNALRWYTEADKLTLGVNAAQVAVDEQNAAHSAAASRRETLQQLDLVQAARPLLLDVDRIAASLAQTSAAIAAGQQQLSTANQTSETANAALAQAQTQQLAAEQAQIAAAPQLDAAKKLDTSIDIRQSAQAVLHSAVAQANQAAQQTLAQHEQKQIALDDGYSKLANAEQWLHAHTQYQDLAQNWAVYAVQLQQAAAARTAAQGAASQCALLTQAHSTQTAQLSAANAQLATAQIALQQAEQQRQAATAQQAQIDIGSLPAQKAQWTQRRDDLASAQQLMQRISEYTAQLGKYAQQQQTQQAAQVQTEQNWAALTQQQPLIAASLAQAERSLKLAEAACNTNVESLRDALQDHAPCPVCGALDHPYVSANPQLQAMLVSLQAEVATQRQQQQQQLSLHSQLSAELASIQRALAEIRPEITRLTTARDTLLLQWQAHPLRAEISPITETEQPAWFAEQHTALQTQANAMAAQEAAWQHAQQAKDAAQAALEQARLVEQSQKDAVQQCQSALQQITTQRAAAQIAEQEHAARCAASLAQLAPALQFDADWQSRWQADPLAEQAYWQQQAQQWLAQYTAHASGLQSTALLAQTVAGLLATAQQASAEQQRLQAQLNAEQAALSALQAERQALFAGHSVASVEAQLAQALLSAKEQQSQAQLAAQSAAQQVVREQTALAQAQAQLSQWQQQAHSAQQQLDQWLAEQGIELAVLRQRLALDAAGLASERAALLALDTALLHAQTVLQERRLQQQQHQAQPPEFVNVEDAAALAQLQAQAATISSEQAAAQSTAASLQLQLAQDDARRSAAADLLLEISAQETIQRRWAQLGDLIGSSDGKKFRNYAQQYTLDVLLGYSNRHLQQLSRRYRLQRINDTLALMVIDQDMGFEARSVHSLSGGESFLVSLALALGLASLSSQRVRVESLFIDEGFGSLDADTLSIAMDALDGLQALGRKVGVISHVQEMTERIASKISVQKTAGGRSVISVMEGR encoded by the coding sequence ATGAAAATATTAGCAATACGCGGTAAAAACCTCGCCTCTTTAGCCGGTGAATTTGACGTTGATTTTGAGCAAGAGCCACTTAAATCTGCCGGTTTATTTGCCATTAGCGGCCCCACTGGCGCTGGCAAAAGTACCTTGCTCGATGCGCTGTGTATGGCGCTTTTTGAGAGCACGCCGCGTTTACTCAAAGCCGGTAGCGGTAAAACGCTGCCCGATGGCACGGACTTAATCACCCATCAAGACGCTGCCAATTTGCTGCGCCGTGGCTGTGCTGATGGTTATGCCGAGGTAGATTTTGTTGGCAACGATGGCGCGAGTTATCGCGCCCGCTGGAGTGTGCGCCGAGCGCGCGGCAGTATTAAAGGCAGCTTGCAAGCCAGTACGATGACGCTGCTGCAATTGCCGCACATGCAGCCCATTGGCGGCAAAAAAAACGAAGTTAAAGCCGAGATCATCCAGCGCATTGGTTTGAACTTTGAGCAATTCACCCGCGCGGTGTTGCTGGCGCAAAATGAGTTTTCGAGTTTTTTAAAAGCCGATGATAACGAGCGCGGCGAGCTACTGGAAACGCTCACCGGCAGCACCATTTATAGCCAACTCTCGCAAGGCGCTTTTGCCCGCGCCAAAGCTGAGTTGCAAGCGCTGCAGCGGATTAACGATAGACTTGCCGACCAAAAACCATTGAGCGCTGAAGCGCGTAGTGAGCTCGATCAGGCGGCGACTACGGCTGCGCAAGCTTTAACCACACTGGATACCACGGCGCAGTCATTCAATAACGCGCTGCGCTGGTACACCGAGGCCGACAAACTCACCCTTGGTGTGAACGCCGCGCAAGTTGCGGTCGATGAACAAAACGCCGCTCACAGCGCAGCGGCCTCACGCCGCGAAACGCTGCAACAACTCGATTTGGTGCAAGCAGCCCGCCCTTTATTGCTTGATGTGGATCGCATTGCCGCGAGTTTGGCGCAAACTAGCGCGGCTATCGCTGCAGGGCAGCAGCAATTAAGTACGGCCAATCAGACCAGTGAAACGGCCAATGCCGCTTTGGCGCAAGCGCAAACCCAGCAACTGGCTGCCGAACAAGCGCAAATCGCAGCGGCACCGCAACTGGATGCCGCTAAAAAGCTCGACACTAGCATCGACATTCGTCAGTCGGCGCAAGCGGTGCTGCACAGTGCGGTGGCGCAAGCCAATCAAGCCGCGCAGCAAACATTGGCGCAGCACGAACAAAAACAAATAGCGCTTGATGATGGGTATAGCAAGCTAGCTAATGCTGAGCAATGGCTGCATGCGCATACCCAGTATCAAGATTTAGCCCAGAATTGGGCGGTGTATGCGGTGCAACTGCAACAAGCCGCAGCGGCGCGCACCGCTGCCCAAGGTGCAGCCAGCCAATGCGCTCTATTGACGCAAGCGCACAGCACGCAAACGGCGCAGCTCAGCGCAGCTAACGCGCAATTGGCAACGGCGCAAATTGCGCTGCAGCAGGCCGAGCAGCAGCGGCAAGCGGCCACTGCCCAGCAGGCACAAATCGACATTGGCAGCTTGCCAGCGCAAAAAGCGCAATGGACGCAGCGGCGCGATGATTTAGCCAGTGCCCAGCAGCTTATGCAGCGCATCAGCGAGTACACGGCGCAGCTAGGCAAATACGCGCAGCAGCAACAAACGCAGCAAGCGGCGCAGGTGCAAACCGAGCAAAACTGGGCTGCATTAACGCAGCAGCAACCGCTGATTGCTGCCAGCTTGGCGCAAGCCGAGCGCTCGCTCAAATTGGCCGAAGCGGCGTGTAACACCAACGTTGAGTCGCTACGCGATGCGCTGCAAGACCATGCGCCTTGTCCTGTCTGCGGCGCGCTTGATCATCCTTACGTTAGTGCTAATCCGCAGTTGCAAGCGATGCTGGTCAGCTTGCAAGCCGAAGTCGCTACGCAGCGGCAGCAGCAACAACAGCAATTGAGCTTACACAGCCAATTGAGCGCCGAGCTCGCCAGCATCCAGCGCGCTTTGGCCGAAATCCGCCCCGAAATCACTCGCCTTACCACCGCGCGCGATACGCTGCTTTTGCAATGGCAAGCGCACCCTTTGCGGGCCGAAATCAGCCCGATTACTGAGACTGAGCAGCCCGCATGGTTTGCCGAGCAACACACAGCATTGCAAACGCAAGCGAATGCCATGGCAGCGCAAGAAGCCGCATGGCAACACGCGCAGCAGGCCAAAGACGCCGCGCAAGCAGCGCTAGAGCAAGCCCGCCTAGTAGAGCAAAGCCAGAAAGATGCTGTGCAACAATGCCAAAGCGCGTTGCAGCAGATCACCACGCAACGGGCTGCCGCGCAAATCGCCGAGCAAGAGCATGCCGCGCGTTGCGCCGCCAGTTTGGCGCAATTGGCTCCGGCTTTACAGTTTGACGCCGATTGGCAAAGCCGTTGGCAGGCCGATCCGCTGGCCGAGCAAGCCTACTGGCAACAGCAAGCACAGCAGTGGTTGGCGCAATACACCGCGCACGCCAGCGGCTTGCAAAGCACGGCCTTATTGGCGCAAACGGTGGCTGGACTGCTCGCCACCGCGCAACAAGCTAGCGCCGAGCAGCAGCGCTTGCAAGCGCAACTCAATGCCGAGCAAGCGGCGTTAAGCGCGTTGCAGGCTGAAAGACAGGCGCTGTTTGCCGGGCACAGCGTAGCGAGCGTTGAGGCGCAATTGGCGCAAGCCTTGCTCAGCGCCAAAGAGCAGCAAAGCCAAGCCCAGCTCGCTGCACAATCGGCTGCGCAGCAAGTCGTTCGTGAGCAAACCGCGTTAGCGCAAGCTCAAGCGCAACTGAGCCAATGGCAGCAGCAAGCGCATAGCGCACAGCAGCAACTCGATCAATGGCTAGCCGAGCAGGGGATTGAGCTGGCTGTGCTGCGGCAACGTTTGGCATTGGATGCCGCAGGCTTGGCCAGCGAGCGCGCTGCGCTATTGGCGCTCGATACAGCGCTATTACACGCGCAAACCGTATTGCAAGAGCGCCGTCTGCAACAGCAGCAACACCAAGCGCAACCGCCCGAGTTCGTCAATGTTGAGGACGCCGCAGCGCTGGCGCAATTGCAAGCGCAGGCCGCAACCATCAGCAGCGAGCAAGCCGCCGCGCAGAGCACAGCCGCGAGCTTACAATTACAGCTCGCCCAAGACGACGCCCGCCGCAGCGCCGCCGCCGATCTGCTGCTAGAAATCTCCGCGCAAGAAACCATCCAACGCCGCTGGGCGCAACTCGGTGATTTAATTGGTTCCAGCGATGGAAAAAAATTCCGTAATTACGCCCAGCAATACACGCTCGACGTGCTGCTCGGCTATAGCAATCGGCATTTGCAGCAACTCTCACGCCGCTACCGCTTGCAAAGGATTAACGACACGCTGGCGCTAATGGTGATCGATCAAGACATGGGCTTTGAGGCGCGCTCGGTGCATTCGCTCTCGGGCGGAGAATCATTCTTGGTCTCGCTGGCGCTGGCGCTAGGCTTAGCATCGCTGTCATCACAGCGCGTGCGCGTTGAGTCGCTCTTTATCGACGAAGGCTTTGGCAGCCTCGACGCCGACACGCTCAGTATCGCCATGGACGCCCTTGACGGCCTGCAAGCGCTAGGCCGAAAAGTCGGCGTGATCTCGCACGTGCAAGAAATGACCGAACGCATCGCCAGCAAAATCAGCGTACAAAAAACCGCCGGCGGGCGAAGCGTGATTAGCGTGATGGAAGGGCGTTGA
- a CDS encoding cysteine hydrolase family protein, with translation MMTQPTQRALLVIDLQNDYFPGGAFPLWNTDATLLNIEQAIAKATAVGTHIIHIQHIADPSLGIAPFFNKGSVGAEIHPSILAAAPDAPVVIKAYADSFHHTDLEATLQKLGVTELLVCGMMTQNCVTHTAISKAAEKYTVSILADCCTTVSEMIHLIALNAVSTRVPLVKSVDVL, from the coding sequence ATGATGACCCAGCCAACACAACGTGCATTATTAGTGATTGATTTACAAAACGATTACTTTCCTGGCGGCGCATTCCCGCTATGGAATACCGACGCAACCTTGCTCAATATTGAGCAAGCCATCGCCAAGGCAACAGCAGTTGGCACACACATCATTCATATTCAGCACATTGCCGACCCAAGCTTGGGTATTGCCCCCTTCTTCAACAAAGGCAGTGTTGGCGCAGAGATACATCCAAGCATTCTCGCAGCAGCCCCAGATGCACCAGTGGTCATCAAAGCCTACGCCGATAGTTTTCACCACACCGATCTAGAAGCCACTTTGCAGAAGCTTGGCGTCACCGAACTACTCGTCTGCGGCATGATGACGCAAAATTGCGTGACACATACCGCGATCTCGAAAGCAGCAGAAAAATACACCGTCTCGATTCTGGCCGATTGCTGCACCACCGTCAGCGAGATGATCCACCTCATCGCCCTCAACGCCGTTTCAACTCGTGTGCCATTGGTCAAAAGCGTGGATGTATTGTGA
- a CDS encoding helix-turn-helix domain-containing protein has product MPNTSRPIVAIVAFDQISPFHLSVPCVVFGENHPGAPRFDLRVCAFEKLPLRTSAGFTVGDMHDLSVLDLAEMIIIPSWRNPAEKPPQVLLDALKTAADRGAHLVGLCLGAYVLAEAGLLDGRQATTHWAFAEDFAQRFPSVKLDADVLYLDDGKIHTSAGTAAGLDCCLHLLRSQYGVSAANAVARRLVVPPHRQGGQSQYIQQPLPSTARDSRLAELITWVRQNLALPHTLDSLADKALMSRRTFTRHFRLLCGLTVGKWLINERLAMTQDLLESSELNIEQISAQVGFGSPVSMRHHFKQNFGVSPQAWRQTFRGDIAQEGE; this is encoded by the coding sequence ATGCCCAACACTTCACGTCCCATCGTCGCCATCGTCGCGTTTGATCAAATTAGCCCGTTTCATTTGTCGGTACCTTGCGTGGTGTTTGGCGAAAATCATCCCGGCGCACCGCGTTTTGACTTGCGGGTTTGCGCCTTTGAAAAACTGCCCTTGCGCACCTCGGCGGGTTTTACCGTGGGTGATATGCACGATTTATCGGTTCTGGATCTCGCCGAGATGATTATTATCCCTAGTTGGCGTAATCCGGCAGAAAAACCACCGCAGGTTTTACTCGATGCGCTAAAAACGGCGGCAGATCGTGGTGCGCATTTGGTGGGTTTATGTTTGGGGGCTTATGTGTTGGCTGAGGCAGGGCTGCTTGACGGTCGACAAGCGACGACGCATTGGGCGTTTGCCGAAGACTTTGCCCAGCGCTTTCCTTCTGTAAAGCTCGATGCCGATGTGTTGTATCTCGATGATGGAAAAATCCATACTTCGGCGGGTACGGCCGCGGGACTTGATTGTTGTTTGCACTTGCTGCGTAGCCAATACGGCGTCAGTGCTGCGAACGCCGTTGCTCGTCGGCTGGTGGTGCCGCCGCACCGACAAGGCGGGCAAAGTCAGTACATCCAGCAACCGCTGCCTAGCACAGCGCGTGATTCGCGGCTGGCCGAGTTGATTACATGGGTTCGGCAGAATTTGGCACTTCCGCATACGCTCGATAGCCTCGCCGACAAAGCGCTGATGAGCCGCCGTACTTTCACTCGGCATTTTCGCCTATTGTGTGGGCTTACTGTGGGTAAGTGGCTGATTAATGAGCGGCTGGCGATGACGCAAGATTTATTGGAAAGCAGTGAATTAAATATCGAGCAAATCAGCGCACAAGTCGGCTTTGGTTCACCGGTATCAATGCGTCATCATTTCAAGCAAAATTTTGGTGTGTCGCCACAAGCATGGCGGCAAACATTCCGAGGTGATATAGCCCAAGAAGGCGAGTGA
- a CDS encoding DNA-3-methyladenine glycosylase I, translating to MIVLFSHQPALWWLGLGYHGWERRGEVWLAALVGDLEKMMEKFAEIQARAMARKGGAQALQDLLPKVASEAQFLALPDDRVLAMMCRTINQAGFNWAVINNKWPQFEAAFFGFDVDRLAMLSAEQWEAYCNDPRVVRHWPRIKALMENVSFVRAYSHEYGSFARFLNTFPASRQIDLMAVLKKRGSRLGGNTGQWFLRYVGKDGFVLSQDVVLALQQAGLDIPAQPSSKRDLERIQLAFNTWADETGLSYTHLGKIAAYSVGNNYAPQQIDHSVSKFNAMID from the coding sequence TTGATCGTTTTGTTTAGTCATCAGCCCGCGCTGTGGTGGCTTGGACTTGGGTATCATGGTTGGGAGCGACGCGGTGAGGTTTGGCTTGCTGCGTTGGTGGGTGATTTGGAGAAGATGATGGAAAAATTTGCTGAGATTCAAGCCCGCGCGATGGCGCGCAAAGGTGGGGCGCAGGCTTTGCAGGATTTGTTGCCCAAGGTGGCGAGCGAGGCGCAGTTTTTGGCGCTGCCAGATGATCGGGTGTTGGCGATGATGTGCCGCACGATTAACCAAGCGGGTTTTAATTGGGCGGTGATCAATAACAAATGGCCGCAGTTTGAGGCGGCTTTTTTTGGTTTTGATGTCGATCGTTTGGCGATGCTGTCTGCCGAGCAATGGGAGGCGTATTGCAATGATCCTCGCGTGGTGCGGCATTGGCCGCGGATTAAGGCCTTGATGGAAAATGTCAGCTTTGTGCGGGCGTATAGCCATGAATACGGCAGTTTTGCGCGGTTTTTAAATACTTTTCCAGCGTCGAGGCAGATCGACTTGATGGCGGTGTTAAAAAAACGCGGCAGCCGCTTGGGGGGTAATACCGGGCAATGGTTTTTGCGCTATGTCGGCAAAGATGGTTTTGTATTAAGCCAAGATGTGGTGCTGGCGTTACAACAGGCGGGTTTGGATATTCCGGCTCAGCCGAGCTCAAAGCGCGATTTAGAGCGGATTCAGCTGGCGTTTAATACTTGGGCGGATGAGACCGGTTTGAGTTACACCCATCTGGGCAAAATTGCGGCTTATTCGGTGGGTAATAATTACGCGCCGCAGCAGATCGATCACAGCGTGAGTAAGTTTAATGCGATGATCGATTGA